The Acropora muricata isolate sample 2 chromosome 7, ASM3666990v1, whole genome shotgun sequence genomic interval CCATAACCAGACAATAAGCATAGCCTGAGAAGGGAAAGTTTACTCCTGATTGACAGCTGATTGACAAATGTCATGACGAGTCCGcacccaatttttctgtcgtgcaaaCGGGATTTGAGTAAGTGAACGCCAGTACTACGCGGAATAAAAACTCGCGCAACAACTCGTACCAGTTTCATCTACGTCAAGTTTCATCTACGTCAGCCCTCGCTGACGTAGATGAAACCAAAGTTGATCCTTCGCTCACTTTTTGTTCGACTCGTGATTAAACATTAAAGAGGTTGAGCATTACATTACGGCAagcggcaaacggcaaacagcaggcagctgcgtgtcacaaagcgtgaaaatttacgtttttcaacttgtctcactcttttgagaagttattcgatatatctagttaaaagacaagaaaagagcttaattaaatcaagtttctccgtgttttggcgaaaaggaaatttcatcttgccgcttgtcgtttgccgtaaacgtcatgcttaacctctctattaTCTGTGTAAACAGATAAAATTAGGCAGTCCGAAATCTCTTTGGACGAGTCCGCACCACACTTCTCTGCCGTGTAAACCGCCTTTCAAGGGCAGTATGTATTACCTGAAAGAAATCGACGTTCATTTTGCAAACGATCGCCTGCAATTACAGTCCACTCCTTGCTGATAAATACTGTACTGCCCTGGGCATCGCTATGATCACCAGCTCGAAGTTCCTTGGGTGTAGGTATCACTGCAAGTGGTGCATGTCCCAAATCAGTAGTTATTGGATGAACTTTCTCCTGCAACCATTTCGGGTATGCGACAAACTTAAGTTCCTCGCCCACAGTACTTGCAATCGTTCTGGGCCGTAACCCCGTTCTTGCAATGTACCAATTTGGTGCCACCAGAAATCTTGACGGTTTCCAGGAAGTTCGAACTTTACACCTCGCAGACTCCCCAGGTAAGATCTTAAAATGCGACCCCATTGGTCGGAGCTTGAAGAGGCGGCCAGAGACGTGGCTTACACGGAGAACTTTGTCGACGTAAAAATATCCATTGCCCTCGAAATTATCAATGACAGGCGAAAAAGACAGCATCGAAGAAACATAGACGGCCCAACCAAAATTCTCGATTACTCTAGGACCATTGTTGGTGAAAATGATTTCAGCCTCTTCATCTGACAAGAAGTTGAAATACACTGTGATAGCTTTCGCCAGGTAGTCAAGAGTCTCTTGGTCACCTAATGCTTCGTGCTTTGCTTCAGAAAATTCAAAGTTTTCCCTGAGGTTATCTCTGTTGTCTGACCCAAAGTTAGGAACGTTAATCGTCGCTGAAGCAAGGAGTCCATCGAGTTGGGAGATAATCTCTGTGCAACAGAATATAAGTGTCAGTAAGACTCGACAAGGGACACTGTTGGTCTACGGCTGAGGAGTGTTGTCAAATACACTAAGACGATGAAACAATTGATTCATAATGtaattggtgaagatatggtcacatgaatttgtgaataaattagtggaatgagaagcgttcattgattccgtgtggagagagtgtacccagttgaaaaattaatttttgttcgtcatgataaaatagtctattgatgcgaattggccctctggcggagtccattttgattttttcgcggttagtgtttcaaaggcatctttttctgtgttgtcagatttgtcttctttgttaaggaaaaattcattagctttcctcgacatcaaactttctatcaacgacaacggctTATCCACTAgtgtacactacaaaccaactgattctcataactacttgctacattcgtcctctcatccacaacacgtaaaaaatgccatcccattctctcaatttctcagactgagacgcctctgcagtgacgacaccgactttaacaacaaatgcgaggaaatgtgccagtttttcaaaaaacgcggctaccctgactccgctgtaaccacaggcaaacaccgcgcccaagaaatcgaccgagagaccgcactacaaacttcacagaacgaagaaaccgacagaattccattcacacttacctaccacccacaaaaccttgcaatcaaaaatgtcattctcaaaaacttcaaaattctctatAATGAttccgaaactaaacacatattttctctaccacaactcatttcattcaaacgcaatttcttagtcaggagcgcattcaagttcaacaaccaaccaggaaccttcacatgcaaacgcacacgatgcaaaacttgtccctttatttctaacacagttaagatctcaggacccaatcgatccgtcaaagtcacagaccatttcacctgcatatctactaatgtcatctattgcataacctgcacgctatgcaagaaaatttacataggggaaacagggaggagactggcggaccgcttccgcgaacacctacgagacgcagaacaaaacaacacagatgcgtccaaaccgtTCGCAcgtcatttcaatcttcctaaccactcccaccacaacatgactatctgcgggtTATCCCTACAccaagggaacacagaaagccgcaaaactttcgaacaaaaattaatttttcaactgggtacactctctccacacggaatcaatgaacgcttctcattccactaatttattcacaaattcatgtgaccatatcttcaccaatggcaaagctcctctacaatctcatataaaccacaacaacccacaattcctctattcgctctgacgaagggctaacgctcgaaacgtcagctttccaaatctttcacggtggtaattcaacctttatcaactcgtttgataaaaccaaatttttgattcataatgtacacgtcacaaagtgtctttcATACATTGAATATAGACAGTACTAAATAAAGTTCGATTCTCAAACTCTATGACAGACTCTCTTTTTCTGGATAAGAATACAATTTATGAGAAAATTGAGGCCGAAATTTCCGAGCTTGAGATCTTCTTCTGAATATAATTTTACAAGTTGCAGGTCTTTAAAATACAATATTATCCATCTAGGTAACAAAAGTAAGTCACAATCACTCTTCTCTATAACCTAAGAATAGTCATACGACCATCTCAGTTCATATCAGCAGAAAATAAGAATACTCCAACCTGGGCCTGAAAAACACCATTCCTATAAATAACAAAGAGTGTATGTGTGTTGACTCTcttaggtaaaaaaaaagattttttctgCTTTGAACTAGTCATTGCATTTGCGCCTTTTGTAAACTTGACAATGAAGTTACGTGAACTTAAATACATTCTTCAGGTTTTAACCAAAGAAAATTTGCTTAATCAAGCAGGACTGGGTGACAAGCCAATGTCTATAGAGGAGCTTAGTTTGCCAaaggttggaaaaaaaaaaaacttttacaaTGTCAATCACATTTCGAACTTTACCCTCTAACGCAGCGACAGTCACTGACATTCAAAGAACAATAGCGCTTATAGTGTGTTACTAAGGACACGCGTCATGCCACAATCAGAATGAGacgtaatttattcaaaatgtcGACCAAAACAAGTCGACATACAGACCGGCTCCTTAGCCTATTACTACAACACGTCCCAAGAACGTTGTTTATCACTCACCTCCGGTGTTCAAAATGTTTGTAGATTGTTTCCAATTATTGGACACACGATTCACACCAAGCAAGATCAGCAGAGTAAGAAGAACTTGTAATGCAAGCTTTATTCTGCCACGAACAGAACGACCAAGCCGTCCGTATACCATTACGAAGTTGTGCTCATGTTAATAACACTTCGAGCCTTCCTGAGTTGCTCGACTCTTGTTGTCTTGTAAAAATAATTAGGTCCAAAGACCCAACTGAAATTATAAAGATGAGAACAACAAAGTGAAGATCAAAATGATACACTCATTGAAGTGTTAAATGCATTACAACGATGACTAAAATAATTTCTTACTTTGAAAGTCCACAGCGTTCAAAGTTTGACAATATTTTTCTAGTCCTATATTTTATCCATAATGTGCTTTATCCTGCCGCTCTACAATTACAACCTGAGCGCCATGACACTGCTTGCGATAGTGCTTCGTggcattatgctaatttattgtTAATTCGATGCCGCAACAAAAGGCCAAAAGTCGCTCACGCAATAAACTTCCTTCTACGAAAAAAGCATTTCATCCTTTGTATCAGTAACAAAACTTTTGCAGCTTAACATGAGTCCGGagaaaaatttttcaatttattcttcaGAACAATGAAACAATATTCGATGGTCAAAGCTAGCATTGATACAcgatacatgaaagtcatgtatttgaactacGGATTGAAACGAAAATAAGAAGTGTATCATTCTCGCAGTTTTTATTTGCTACTGTACTAACAAAGAAGGCCTGAAAGGGACACGAACCCTAACCTCTAACATCGCTTGTATATAGCCGACTGGTCTACCTtcttaagcccggtttccatatagtcgtccctgtcgctagaatcgtctctgtcgcttcaaatttttggaagcgacagggacgatcatatggaaacgctCTAGCGATCACTCAAGACGATCCTTGCGACAGAAACGATCAGTCGTCCGAGATAGACTCGAGTTCTATCCTTGCGACAGAGACGACCGGAAAAGACTCTCAAGCGATCGCTTATTTTTAATGGCAACCGGGTTCAAACGATAGAAGCGACAGAAGCGTTGGGACATATCCCATGAAGCACTTGATTGTTTACTTCACGTCCATATACGCTCTTCAAAGTGGTGGCAAGCAACTCGAATAACACCTCTACATTTATTGAAGAAATACAGCGATACGAATGTCTTTATAACAAAACCGATGCTTTCTTCGAtgttctctcttcttcttcttcgcaaaATATCACAGCGAAtcaaaaaacaagccaaaagtcttcttcttcgattgactcccgccattttaattttgatttaggtGGCAAAAAATTCCTATTGCCAGTCTTTTTTACCGTTTGATCCGATACAAACGATTTAATGGAAACCAAGGAATCGCAAGAATCGCTTCAATCGCGTCTGTCGTTCCTTCACCTCGGGAGGCTCTTTCCAAGCGAcagagacgattctagcgacagcgacgactatttggaaaccgggctttagaAACGACTCGGCCCTCAATGAGAAAAATTCGACCCTCGGAAAGAGCACTTAACCTTTCTTTTTGCAACTCAACCATGCTTATACGAAACTGAGCCTATACGTTGTTACTCGATAGTGTTTACGCCAAGAGTTGCAACCCTTTTGGCAGCAACGGCTTTCTATAAGATCActgcttctttgttttcccaTTCTACTCAGACACGCGACAAAGAGGACCACGAAAAAACTTGAGAACACCTTAAAAAATAGCTTCAAGCTTATTTATTGATGTATTTGGCATACGAAAATTTGACGCGTTTTGGCATGTTTCATCTTGCTCATAATTTGAAGGGTGCAAGAGTTGTCGACGAAATCAAAAGGTCAAACGGAGATGATAAATATTCCCagaggcgttttttttttattttactttttgccAGTACACTCCAGCCATATTCTTCAATGAATCACATTTTAGCAAGTACCATGACTCAGAGCGTTTAGTCTCATTGTAACGGCAACAACTCTTTTACGGTAAAAGAGAAAAGGGAAATGCAAGGAAGGTACAACTCCAGCCTTGTAATCACATTGGCATAGTTATTTCACGTGatgcaagaaatatttttcatgaaatcACATGTGTTGTAACAGCCCTTGATCAAGCCAATCGCAATTCTGCTTTGTCTGTGACAACACCAGGACAAACAGTGTCTTGTTAACTGAAATACAACATTTTAAGAATTCGCTTCCCTCTATTGAACCTTACATTGCTGTCAGACAGACGACAAGAAGACAACGGAAGAGTTTCGCTGCATAACTAAAGGTTTGCTAATGTAATGGCTTTTCCTGTCAAATTTTGTCAACGATAAAGCAATCGAAACCATCTAGGCCTTACCGCCTGCAAAAGAACATATGCAGTTGGTGAAAAAGAATAATGAACTCTCGCTGGTAAAAAGGGTGAAAACTGAGGAAAAAACAGGACACTTTCGATTTAATGTTAACTGATTTCCAAACAGAGTAGGACGGCGATTGCACCCAAAAGATTCAAAATAGTTATCTATCCTGGAATTTTAAAGACTTGCTCACCCCAGTTGATTCATACTTTCATCACATAACCAATACCAAGAAACGGGTCAACGACTATGTTCCCTTTACAGTGCCAAAGatgtattgatttttttttttcgtaacaCTACGTTTGGGAGGTTTCAGTGATAGAAACGTACAGAAACATTTGTTTTTTCGCCCAATAAAGCACCAGAAACTATGCAAAGTACAAGTTCTTCTGCAAAGTTGACAGTCAGTTATTTTTTCTCTGACACTAAAAGATGATGTCGATCCAACACTGAGGGTTTTAAGTTCCAGGTACACTCGTTCACCGGACCGGGTACAAACGAGTAAGTTTTTATAAAGCATTGGAAAAACACCAGTGTATCATTCCATATTTAAACTCAGTTAAGAAAGCAACGAATAAAATGTATGCTGAATAAACAACTAAAGATCATATCTCAAAAGGAGAAAATTGTTGCGTCATTAATTTCTTTacccaaaaaaagaaattccgTGACAGATAcaaggcaaaaattaaaaaaaagaagaggatGATTTGACTCTAACGTGATCTGGGGCTTGAAGTCAGAACCTGTCACCAAGCTGAGTCAAgaaactgaaataatcattttttAACGAAAGATAACTCGTGCCATCATTACAATAAATTCACAGAACCCTAAATGACCAAAGTGCAAACCTGGATGATCATCATACCGTTatagaaaaaaggaaacagaaaaaagGGTGATTTTGAAGAGAAGCCAAATCACCTTCTACCGCCTCGGGAAACTTTCCTCGTGTCTTAATGGTAATTGTGATCGATTCCATGCAAACGACATTGCCATATAAAAATTCCATTCACTTTCGCCTCTCTGTGAAGTTAGCATCTGGTGCATGACTTAGAACCTCTTTTCTGGTGAGCAGTCTTTTCTAAGTTTTTCCTTTCCAGTTATCAAACAAATGTCGTTCTTTCTTTCAGAAGTATGACAGAAACAGAGACGATTCAATCGGAAACGAAACTTTCCGAGGATGGAAATAAACGCCAAGTGCAACAAATAGTTTGGTGTAATGTTGCTTTTCAGTCGGCCCTTCATATTATGGCCTTATACGGGATTTATCTCATGCCTGCAGCAAACCCCCGAACCTGGATTTGGACCTGGCTATGTTATGTTTGTGGAGGTCTGGGTGTTACTTGCGGAGCTCATAGACTTTGGTCGCACCGGTCATACAAGGCTACATGGCCTTTCAAGTTGTTACTTATGCTATTCAATTCCATGGCTGCGCAAAATTCCATCTTTGAATGGGCAAGGGACCATCGTGTTCATCACAAGTATTCCGAAACAGACGCCGACCCACACAATGCAAAGAGAGGCTTCTTCTTCGCACATATTGGCTGGTTGTTGATGAAGAAACATCCGGATGTCATAACCAAAGGACAACAGTCTGATCTGACCGATTTGTACTCGGATAAAATCGTCATGTTTCAGAAAAGGTATGGTATATCAAAATTATCCGCCTTAAGATTACAGTATGAATATAAGAGGTTTTAGTTCTGGGCATGCGTAATCTCGTTATGATGCCTCGAAAATGGCAAGGAATATAATGTttatcatagtagcactttttATCAAGAATGCTTGTATCAAATCTCGTTCACAGTAATATAAAACGTTTGCGTAAATCGACAAGTGATCTTAACAAAATGGCACGACTCTTCTTCGTTCCAGATACTACAAGCTCCTAAGCACGTTTTTTAATGTGGTTTTTCCGGTGTTCGTTCCTTGGTACTTTTGGAATGAGAACTTCTTCAACGCCTACATAATTTGCTATGCCTTCCGATATGTCATTACCCTGAATGCAACCTTTACCATCAACAGTTTAGCTCATCTTTGGGGATCCAAACCGTACGACAAGACCATAAACCCTACCAAGAACTTTATTGTTGTCTTGGCAATAAGCGGTGAGGGATTCCACAATTTCCACCATACTTTTCCCCAAGATTATGCAGCCAGCGAACTGGGTCTCCGCTTCAACCCATCTAAATGGTTCATTGAGTTAGCTGAATTGCTTGGACTCGCTTATGACTTGAAAACTGTATCCAAGGATGTGATTTTAAAGAGAAGAATGCGCACAGGAGACATGCAACACTTGGCCAACAAAACTAACGAAGTCAAACCTTCAAATGAACCTCCAATTTCCAACAAATGAACGCTGAGCAAGCTTTTCGATAAACTTCTTCAATTTATCAACATTTGATTGAATGCACCCCGTTGCCAACATAAAACGCTTTGAATCAGCAAACAGTATTACCGAAAAAATTTAAAGAGGCATAGGATAGACGTCTTGCTTGCAGGTTTTCAGGATTTTATGATTTCTCTGAAGTAAAAGGGTTTTTATTAAACTTAATCAAGGAAACGACATTTTGACCGTTGTGTCCTGTATTAGCAAACCACCATAGTCACAtctctttgttttcattgcttTGCTTAttccaacttttcttttctttcattttcttccttCCGGTGCTAACCACAAAAAAATCTGCTCCAGTGCCTTACACTTTTCTCTTCCATacagaaaatacaaaattttCTTCAATTTATCAACATTTGATTGAATGTAGCACGTTACCAACATAAAACGCTTTCAATATGCAgtcttgacaaaaaaaattaagaggTGCATGTGATAGAAATTCTGCTTACAATTTTTCAGGATCTTATGATTACTCTGAAGTAAAACGGCTTGTATTGAACTTAATCAAGCACTGAAACGGATTTTGCCCGT includes:
- the LOC136923760 gene encoding stearoyl-CoA desaturase 5-like — protein: MTETETIQSETKLSEDGNKRQVQQIVWCNVAFQSALHIMALYGIYLMPAANPRTWIWTWLCYVCGGLGVTCGAHRLWSHRSYKATWPFKLLLMLFNSMAAQNSIFEWARDHRVHHKYSETDADPHNAKRGFFFAHIGWLLMKKHPDVITKGQQSDLTDLYSDKIVMFQKRYYKLLSTFFNVVFPVFVPWYFWNENFFNAYIICYAFRYVITLNATFTINSLAHLWGSKPYDKTINPTKNFIVVLAISGEGFHNFHHTFPQDYAASELGLRFNPSKWFIELAELLGLAYDLKTVSKDVILKRRMRTGDMQHLANKTNEVKPSNEPPISNK